In one window of Erythrolamprus reginae isolate rEryReg1 chromosome 1, rEryReg1.hap1, whole genome shotgun sequence DNA:
- the PKIB gene encoding cAMP-dependent protein kinase inhibitor beta: MTDVEPVVTDFAASGRAGRRNALPDILGSSAGAGTSELPHKLAELSMSEGAEGGEASSSDATMEDQEMEGKTMDS; this comes from the exons ATGACTGATGTTGAGCCTGTAGTCACAGATTTTGCTGCATCAGGACGGGCAGGGCGGCGAAATGCCTTACCAGATATTCTGGGTTCTTCTGCTGGAGCTGGAACATCAGAACTGCCACACAAATTAGCAGAACTCTCAATGTCAGAAG GAGCTGAAGGAGGAGAAGCCTCATCCTCTGATGCCACTATGGAAGACCAAGAGATGGAAGGAAAAACAATGGATTCCTAA
- the FABP7 gene encoding fatty acid-binding protein, brain — MVEAFCATWKLIDSQNFDEYMKALGVGFATRQVGNVTKPTVIICQEGDKVVIRTQSTFKNTEISFKLGEEFDEVTADDRNCKSVVSLDGDKLVHVQKWDGKETNFVREIKDDKMVMTLTFGDIVAVRQYEKA, encoded by the exons ATGGTTGAGGCATTTTGTGCTACCTGGAAGCTGATTGACAGCCAGAACTTTGATGAGTACATGAAAGCATTAG gAGTTGGTTTTGCTACTCGTCAAGTGGGGAATGTTACCAAACCAACTGTGATCATCTGCCAGGAAGGTGACAAAGTGGTGATTCGAACACAGAGTACTTTCAAGAACACAGAAATAAGCTTCAAACTGGGAGAAGAATTTGATGAAGTTACTGCAGATGACAGGAATTGcaaa TCCGTTGTGAGCCTGGATGGTGATAAATTGGTTCATGTACAAAAATGGGATGGCAAAGAAACAAACTTCGTTAGGGAAATTAAAGACGATAAAATGGTCATG ACTCTCAcctttggtgatattgttgctgTTCGCCAATATGAAAAAGCATAA